A single genomic interval of Pseudomonas sp. FeN3W harbors:
- a CDS encoding copper resistance protein B — MTTRPSRFALIALGVSLSAAAGGTANAAEMMDHSMHQTPPAEAAQAPASSAKPAAKNHGSGGQTDHSAMGHGAMDHSTMNHGQMKHDDTLEMPGMVHPSFIPVLTDADREAAFPGLQGHTVHDKYLAWFLLLDQLEYQNANEGSTLSWEATAWVGGDINRFWFRSEGERTNGVTEDAEIQALYGRAISPWWDVVAGVRQDFKPESPQTWAALGVQGMALYNFEAEATAFVGEGGQTAARFEGEYDILLTNRLILQPTAELNFYGKDDPARGVGAGLANTEVGLRLRYEIVREFAPYIGVTWSRAYGNTADMARDDGEDLDEARFVAGIRLWF; from the coding sequence ATGACCACTAGACCTTCTCGCTTTGCTCTGATTGCGCTCGGAGTTTCGTTGAGCGCAGCGGCTGGAGGGACAGCCAACGCTGCCGAGATGATGGATCATTCGATGCATCAAACCCCTCCTGCTGAGGCAGCTCAAGCCCCTGCATCTTCAGCGAAGCCCGCAGCTAAGAATCATGGCTCCGGTGGGCAAACGGACCATTCTGCGATGGGTCATGGTGCGATGGACCATAGCACGATGAACCATGGCCAAATGAAGCATGACGATACGCTCGAAATGCCCGGCATGGTTCATCCCTCGTTCATTCCAGTATTGACCGATGCGGATAGAGAAGCGGCTTTCCCTGGTCTTCAAGGTCATACAGTCCATGACAAGTATCTGGCCTGGTTCCTTCTGCTAGATCAACTTGAGTACCAGAACGCAAATGAAGGTAGCACCCTCAGTTGGGAAGCTACTGCCTGGGTTGGTGGCGATATCAATCGGTTCTGGTTTCGCTCGGAAGGTGAGCGAACGAATGGCGTTACTGAAGATGCGGAAATTCAGGCGCTCTACGGGCGTGCCATCAGCCCCTGGTGGGATGTGGTAGCAGGTGTTCGCCAGGACTTTAAGCCCGAGTCGCCGCAGACGTGGGCGGCTTTAGGCGTCCAGGGGATGGCTCTGTATAACTTTGAGGCGGAAGCCACCGCCTTCGTCGGTGAAGGTGGGCAGACAGCAGCACGTTTTGAAGGCGAGTACGACATTCTCCTCACTAACCGGCTGATCCTCCAACCGACTGCCGAGCTCAATTTCTATGGCAAGGACGATCCTGCGCGCGGAGTAGGCGCTGGTCTCGCAAACACAGAGGTGGGGCTCCGCCTCCGATACGAAATCGTTCGTGAGTTCGCACCGTACATCGGCGTCACGTGGAGCCGGGCATACGGTAATACCGCTGATATGGCGAGAGATGACGGCGAAGACCTAGATGAGGCGCGGTTCGTTGCTGGCATCAGGCTTTGGTTTTAA